GCAGCCGGGCACCGGGCTCGTACGCCTCGACGGCCCCCAGTTCGACGGCCCGCTCACGCTTCGCCTCGTCACGGCTGGTGGCGTACATCCTGAGGCCGGCGGCCTTGCCCAGCACGATCGCGGCGGTGGCCACCCCGCCGCCCGCGCCCTGGACGAGTACGGAATCCCCCGGGCGCACACCGGCGTTGGTGAACAGCATCCGATAGGCCGTCAGCCAGGCCGTGGGGAGGCAGGCGGCCTGCTCGAAGGTGAGCTCCCTGGGCTTGGGCAGGACGTTCCAGCTCGGCACGGTGACCAGTTCGGCGAAGGTGCCCTGATAGCGCTCGGTGAGGATGGACCGCGGTTCGCCGGGGCCGACCCCGTGGCCGCTCTGGCCGATGACGGAGTGCAGGACGACCTCGTTGCCGTCCTCGTCGATCCCGGCAGCGTCACAGCCGAGGATCATGGGCAGCTTGTCCTCGGCGAGCCCCACCCCGCGCAGGGACCACAGGTCGTGGTGGTTGAGCGAGGCGGCCTTGACCCGGACGGTGGTCCAGCCGGGCCGCGCCCCGGGGGCAGGGCGCTCACCCAACTCCAGGCCGTCGAGAGGCTGGTCGCGGTCGATGCGTGCGGCGTAGGCGGCGAACATGGCCACGACCCTAGGGGGTGACACGCCGTGACGTAACCGTTCGATGGTGTGACACAGACCCCAGTACGCCCGATGGCCCGGCGGGCGGGCCGACCGGCCGGCCGGCCGGAGCAGGAGCGGGGGCGGGAGCCGGGCGGGACCGGTGGTGCCCTCGTCGCGGAGGAGGCCGCGCCCTCACCGGGAGGCGGCGTCCTCACCGCGGCGGGAGGCAGAGACCGGCGCCCCTGCCTCCCGCGGCCCCGCATACACGAAGGGCGGGCGGACACGGTCCCGTGCCCGCCCGCCCTCCACGGTGATCAGCGCCGCGCCACGCCCTCGGCACGGGCCGCCGCCGCCACCGCGGCGGTGACCGCCGGTGCGACCCGCTCGTCGAACGGGGACGGGATCACGTAGTCCGCCGCCAGCTCGTCACCGACGACGTCCGCCAGTGCCTTCGCCGCGGCGATCTTCATGCCCTCGGTGATCCGGGAGGCCCTGACCTGGAGGGCGCCCGCGAAGATGCCCGGGAACGCCAGCACGTTGTTGATCTGGTTCGGGTAGTCCGACCGGCCGGTGGCCACCACGGACGCGTACTTGTGCGCGACGTCGGGGTGGACCTCCGGGTCCGGGTTGGCCATGGCGAAGACGAACGCGCCCGGCGCCATCGAGGCGACGGCCGCCTCCGGCACGGTGCCGCC
This DNA window, taken from Streptomyces nitrosporeus, encodes the following:
- a CDS encoding zinc-binding dehydrogenase → MFAAYAARIDRDQPLDGLELGERPAPGARPGWTTVRVKAASLNHHDLWSLRGVGLAEDKLPMILGCDAAGIDEDGNEVVLHSVIGQSGHGVGPGEPRSILTERYQGTFAELVTVPSWNVLPKPRELTFEQAACLPTAWLTAYRMLFTNAGVRPGDSVLVQGAGGGVATAAIVLGKAAGLRMYATSRDEAKRERAVELGAVEAYEPGARLPRRVDAVIETVGAATWSHSVKSLRPGGTVVISGATSGDRPSHAELTRIFFLELKVVGSTMGSKDELEDLLSFCAATGVRPVIDGTLPLDRAREGFERLAAGELFGKIVLTTS